TAATATCAAAATCTTTCATGATTGTTGGCAACGCAACATTTAACAATGTATTGTTAAGAAAAGCAACAAAAGCACCCACGAACAAAATAGCAATCATGCCATAAGGGGGCTTTTTCATTGTTAAGTCATTATTCATTTATATCCCTCTATTCTTTCTTGTTGTTTTGCGATAAAACTTATTTTATACTCGCAGTCTACTTTTTTCAAGAATTAAGATTAAAAAATTTTAAAACGTTGATATATAAGCGTTTACATTGTAGAATACGAGTATAATAATTTAAAAAGGTGAGGTCATGAACAAAAAAAAACGACAAATTATCACTTCAGCTCGGGAACTTTTTATAGAAAAAGGATTTTTAGATACATCCATTAACGATATTATTAGTGCAGCCAAAGTTTCAAAGGGGACTTTTTACAATCATTTCGTTTCCAAAAATGACTGCTTAATTGCCATTTTAGATGAGGGACGTGAAGAGGCTAGTAACCGTCGACATGAACTTCTTTATGGAAAAGACCCTACTGATTTAGAAATATTAACACAGCAAGTTGCTGTATTGATGCATGTTAACCGTGAGCATAACTTAGTACAAATTTTTGAATCAATTTTCCATTCACGTGACAGTGAACTTAAGAAAATCCTTTTGAATTATCACCTACAAGAATTGGAATGGCTTGCAAATCGACTTGTACAGGTTTTTGGTGAAGAAATTAGACCGATGAGCTATGAATGTGCTGTACAAACGCTTGGGATGGTTAACCTTTCCTTACGCGCAGTATTAA
The genomic region above belongs to Lysinibacillus sp. FSL W8-0992 and contains:
- a CDS encoding TetR/AcrR family transcriptional regulator; translated protein: MNKKKRQIITSARELFIEKGFLDTSINDIISAAKVSKGTFYNHFVSKNDCLIAILDEGREEASNRRHELLYGKDPTDLEILTQQVAVLMHVNREHNLVQIFESIFHSRDSELKKILLNYHLQELEWLANRLVQVFGEEIRPMSYECAVQTLGMVNLSLRAVLIADYKYINREAIVRVALRNISLIIPAMLESKEVLITAEMFNAIQNVINYQQISKDVVIEQLLGFTKGLTEEETMEGFEFATFLLEELQKQKPKLFIIESLLTPFRKAFVGTEHAAEARDIANNLWRYVKMGQPPEQCKK